A window of Sander vitreus isolate 19-12246 chromosome 18, sanVit1, whole genome shotgun sequence contains these coding sequences:
- the tmem244 gene encoding putative transmembrane protein 244 codes for MLLDYCCRRFGFTLIKRHGPFSLKTTPSDTLVVLQNLLMCMVCFYSLYYIVVGLCIALLRVHEINSFLTPFDYTTQPSWQNPKYLVGVISTEVTYVLAGLVFAWIVEEWVWDYAITVTLLHVAMTVAVMSDFPSAEQWWIALGSGLVMMIFGGQLVAYKLFRSNFVYPAELQNF; via the exons ATGTTGTTGGACTACTGCTGTCGTCGTTTTGGATTCACACTCATAAAACGCCATGGACCCTTCTCCCTCAAGACTACACCCAGTGATACCTTG GTTGTCCTGCAGAATCTGTTGATGTGCATGGTGTGCTTCTACTCTCTCTACTACATCGTGGTCGGTCTCTGCATCGCACTGCTCAG GGTTCATGAGATCAACAGCTTTTTGACTCCATTTGACTACACAACACAACCGTCATGGCAGAACCCCAAATACCTCG tTGGTGTAATTTCCACAGAAGTGACCTACGTTTTGGCAGGGCTGGTATTCGCCTGGATTGTAGAGGAGTGGGTTTGGGATTACGCCATAACTGTCACACTGCTGCATGTCGCGATGACTGTAGCAG TGATGTCAGACTTCCCTTCAGCTGAGCAATGGTGGATAGCTCTGG GTTCAGGCCTGGTGATGATGATATTTGGAGGACAGCTTGTGGCCTATAAACTCTTCAGAAGCAACTTTGTCTATCCAGCTGAACTACAGAACTTCTAA
- the fkbp6 gene encoding inactive peptidyl-prolyl cis-trans isomerase FKBP6 — translation MSGNGLVSSIRRLISAEERLVRSTPSPFDQLRQQMNDVLGDEGILKEVVQPGEGPPVPQNASVLIHYSGFLEYSDLPFETTTHRKYPQMMKLGRVFEMIMQTDVTLAGLELGLLTMKKGEFSRFLLQPQYAYGDMGCPPLIPAAAVVLYEVQILDFLDSGQADDFIAMSPEEQNTVPLSTLLEVVNTLRSFGNRCFNQSRYDNAKDRYKQATKLLGNRETQSSAEAEAIKTALLPLYLNLSLTELRLDSPHKALKYGNKALEIDSANTKALFRCGQAYLELHEYERAQGCLITAQAKKPFDCDINNLLRKVAICYKDSLDKQKDLYSKMFRDLRGK, via the exons ATGTCAGGAAACGGGTTAGTCTCCAGTATCCGGAGGTTAATAAGCGCTGAAGAGCGGCTGGTGCGGAGCACTCCG AGTCCATTTGATCAGCTTCGCCAGCAGATGAATGATGTCTTGGGAGATGAAGGGATCCTGAAAGAGGTGGTCCAACCCGGAGAGGGCCCACCTGTGCCCCAAAATGCTTCAGTATTGA TCCATTACTCTGGTTTCCTGGAATATTCCGACCTGCCTTTTGAAACCACCACACACCGCAAGTACCCCCAAATGATGAAGTTAGGGAGAG ttttTGAAATGATCATGCAAACAGATGTGACGCTGGCTGGACTAGAGCTGGGTCTGTTGACCATGAAGAAAGGAGAGTTCTCCCGTTTCCTCTTACAGCCCCAGTATGCATACGGGGACATGGGTTGTCCTCCGTTAATTCCCGCTGCTGCAGTGGTTCTGTATGAGGTTCAGATCCTCGATTTCCTCGACTCGGGACAAGCGGACGACTTCATCGCAATGAGTCCG GAGGAGCAGAACACAGTTCCTCTGTCCACGCTCCTTGAAGTTGTCAACACACTACGCAGCTTTGGCAACCGTTGTTTCAACCAGAGCCGTTATGACAACGCCAAAGATCGCTATAAACAG GCAACGAAGCTGCTGGGGAACAGGGAAACGCAGAGCAGTGCAGAGGCGGAGGCAATCAAGACAGCACTGCTTCCTCTCTATCTGAACCTTTCTCTCACTGAGCTCCGTCTGGACAGCCCTCACAAAGCCCTGAAATATGGCAACAAAGCCTTGGAGATAGACTCTGCCAACACAAAGGCTCTTTTCCGCTGTGGTCAG GCGTATCTGGAGCTGCATGAGTATGAGAGGGCCCAGGGTTGCCTCATAACTGCTCAAGCAAAGAAGCCCTTTGACTGTGACATTAACAACCTACTGAGGAAAGTGGCAAT ATGCTATAAAGACAGCTTGGACAAACAGAAAGACTTGTACTCCAAGATGTTCAGAGACCTAAGGGGCAAGTAA